Proteins encoded within one genomic window of Nitrospirota bacterium:
- a CDS encoding universal stress protein: MVYKNILAAVNEFSNSEIAARYAITLAKSSEAKLFLVFIADEKIEKERLRHAETALERLFIEAEETGVEVESIIKSGEPAEQILEIVNEHDIDIVFTATRRQDAKARFFVKTLSRQLMIKLPCAVAMVRVVKMGGTHLKNILVPLRGRTPGLKEKAYFAAKLAEGMGSGVTLLHTRKPATKFFHGEVRLKPVQRDVQIPEDIKEFSEYLHKHNIPVEKKIEYGGVARSITVEAAFRKNDLIVMGASEKSLLSSIARDNPVEHVLRETPCNLIIFRGRKS, encoded by the coding sequence ATGGTCTACAAAAATATACTCGCGGCAGTGAATGAATTTTCAAACTCTGAGATAGCGGCGCGGTACGCGATCACACTTGCGAAGTCATCAGAGGCGAAGCTCTTCCTCGTCTTTATTGCAGATGAGAAGATCGAGAAGGAGAGGCTGCGGCATGCCGAGACTGCGCTTGAACGGCTCTTTATCGAGGCTGAAGAGACCGGCGTTGAGGTTGAGAGCATCATCAAGAGCGGGGAACCAGCGGAGCAGATACTTGAGATCGTTAATGAACATGATATAGACATCGTCTTCACAGCCACAAGGAGGCAGGATGCAAAAGCGCGTTTCTTTGTGAAGACGCTCTCAAGGCAGCTCATGATAAAACTTCCATGCGCTGTTGCGATGGTGAGGGTTGTAAAGATGGGCGGCACGCATCTGAAGAACATTCTCGTGCCTCTGAGGGGCAGAACACCGGGGCTTAAAGAAAAGGCATACTTTGCCGCAAAGCTTGCCGAAGGCATGGGCTCAGGTGTAACTCTGCTGCATACCCGCAAACCGGCTACGAAATTCTTTCACGGCGAGGTGCGCCTGAAACCGGTGCAGAGGGATGTTCAGATCCCGGAGGATATTAAAGAATTTTCAGAATATCTGCATAAACATAACATCCCTGTTGAGAAGAAGATAGAATACGGCGGGGTTGCGAGAAGCATAACGGTAGAAGCAGCCTTCAGGAAGAATGACCTGATCGTAATGGGGGCGAGTGAAAAGAGCCTGCTGAGTTCTATTGCAAGGGATAATCCTGTTGAACATGTTCTGCGGGAGACGCCTTGCAACCTGATAATATTCAGAGGAAGAAAAAGCTGA
- a CDS encoding LptF/LptG family permease, producing the protein MIIHRLIFKELLRNFMVAIFSLSVILFMEKFVRLTKLVMGKGADLKDIIKVFLYLQPSILLLSIPMAILISIFLTYGRMSADNEIVILKGSGMSFGGIARSSVTISILGFVILLFVSLYLSPLSTRLFKETLHEAITKKASMALEEESFSKVFKDTVIYVRDMPSRNEFNGIFLYNDSKNPVQNPVIIVAQNGAISSNIDDGTIKLSMNNGLIHTYNNENSSEIRFSQYDFILASGINTVNQSKPAEMETTELWKGRNKNLPWKIELNRRLAIPFASVIFGFLGPALASRMGKMGRMGSFSFSLTILLLYYLFLIMGEGFAKAEKIPAFLSGWGPNIFFGIIAVFFCYLAYKDKPLKAHRPL; encoded by the coding sequence ATGATAATCCACAGACTGATATTCAAAGAGCTGCTCAGGAACTTTATGGTGGCGATATTCTCCCTCTCCGTGATCCTCTTCATGGAAAAGTTCGTCAGGCTCACAAAGCTTGTCATGGGCAAGGGCGCGGACCTCAAAGATATCATCAAGGTATTTCTCTACCTTCAGCCGTCGATACTCCTGCTCTCGATCCCGATGGCGATACTCATATCGATATTCCTTACATACGGAAGGATGTCCGCCGACAACGAGATAGTCATATTGAAAGGCAGCGGCATGAGCTTCGGCGGCATAGCCAGGTCATCTGTGACCATATCTATACTCGGTTTCGTCATTCTTCTCTTTGTCAGCCTTTATCTCTCACCGCTCAGTACGCGCTTATTCAAAGAGACGCTCCATGAGGCTATCACAAAAAAGGCATCCATGGCGCTTGAGGAAGAGTCCTTTTCAAAGGTATTTAAAGACACGGTGATCTATGTAAGGGATATGCCTTCAAGAAATGAATTCAACGGTATATTTTTATATAATGACTCCAAAAACCCGGTTCAAAATCCTGTAATTATCGTAGCTCAGAACGGGGCCATAAGCTCAAACATTGATGACGGCACGATAAAGCTGAGCATGAACAACGGCCTGATCCACACCTATAACAATGAGAACTCCTCAGAGATAAGGTTTTCCCAGTATGACTTTATCCTTGCCTCAGGCATTAACACTGTGAACCAGTCAAAGCCGGCGGAGATGGAGACCACGGAACTGTGGAAAGGCAGAAATAAAAATCTTCCATGGAAGATCGAGCTTAACAGGAGGCTCGCCATACCTTTCGCCTCTGTCATATTCGGCTTTCTCGGCCCTGCCCTTGCAAGCAGGATGGGCAAGATGGGCAGGATGGGCAGCTTCTCGTTCAGCCTCACGATACTTTTATTGTATTACCTCTTCCTTATAATGGGAGAAGGTTTTGCCAAGGCGGAAAAGATACCGGCATTCCTGAGCGGATGGGGGCCTAATATCTTTTTCGGGATCATTGCCGTATTCTTCTGTTATCTGGCTTATAAGGATAAACCTCTAAAAGCACACCGCCCGTTATGA
- a CDS encoding cation-transporting P-type ATPase: protein MHIHNLSTDAALKSLLTSSKGLSEAEALKRLKEYGSNEIKEVRRTPLYKKFISQFTHFLAILLWIAAVLCFFSEFMHPGEGLLSLGIAITVVIIINAVFTFIQEYRAEKAVEELKKLLPFRVKVLRDGAVKEIESGNVVPGDMMLLSEGDKVPADARIIESNRLTVNNAPLTGESDSKQRRPDESIGEFFESPNIVFAGTLVVSGSGRAVAFATGMSTEFGKIAHLTGGVQELLSPLQKEITRVTKIVAVIAMITGISFFTLGFFVGKGFWQNFLFAIGIIIANVPEGLLPTVTLSLAMGSQRMAKKKALIKTLNSVETLGSVTVICTDKTGTLTQNKMEVQKIWRLERQGLEDRQPLFGKEGEGEILKKDNSFSMLMTTASFCNNAEFDGERYKGDPTEVAILKAARKAIGDLHSERVYEIPFDSERKRMTTVNKTVVSTKGAMETVFPLCNAILINGKAEAMSEDNKKTITQAYHSMMDEGLRVIAFAYKEIENPPIPPLTKPTVGALNRGEGGLADSSLEKDLIFAGLMGLQDPPRLEVPEAIRKCKAAGIKVIMITGDAGRTAAAIGRQIGLIKNEPVLIEGHEMNAMTDNALREKLSSEEIIFARMTPLHKMRIVSVLQDEGERVAVTGDGVNDAPALKKANIGIAMGITGTDVAREASDMILLDDNFASIVNAVEEGRSIFSNIRKFISYIFASNIPEAVPYIGYIIFNIPLPLTIMQILVIDLGTDLFPALALGAERPTKDVMSQPPRSPEERLLNFNTLGRAYLFLGPIEALAGIFGFFYVLNAGGWQWGTMLPANNLLYMQATTACLAGIIISQIGNVFACRSSKESVFSIGVFSNRLIMFGIMLEIILSAFIIYNPIANKIFGTAPPGQKILLALIPFGIGLFLAEELRKFYVRRLDRKHHN from the coding sequence ATGCACATACACAACCTCTCAACAGATGCCGCGCTCAAGAGCCTTCTCACTTCTTCTAAAGGGCTCTCCGAAGCCGAGGCGTTAAAAAGGCTTAAGGAATACGGATCGAATGAGATAAAGGAAGTAAGGAGAACTCCGCTCTATAAAAAGTTCATTTCGCAGTTCACGCATTTTCTTGCCATCCTCCTCTGGATCGCTGCCGTGCTCTGCTTCTTCTCAGAATTCATGCATCCGGGCGAAGGATTGCTCTCACTCGGCATAGCGATAACAGTGGTAATAATTATCAACGCGGTCTTTACATTCATACAGGAATACCGTGCGGAAAAGGCTGTGGAGGAGCTGAAGAAGCTCCTGCCGTTCAGGGTAAAGGTATTGAGAGACGGCGCGGTAAAAGAGATAGAGTCCGGCAATGTGGTTCCCGGAGATATGATGCTCCTCAGCGAGGGCGACAAGGTGCCTGCGGACGCGAGGATAATTGAATCAAACCGCCTGACGGTAAATAACGCGCCTCTCACAGGCGAATCTGATTCAAAGCAGAGAAGGCCTGACGAATCTATTGGCGAGTTTTTTGAGAGCCCGAATATCGTATTTGCCGGAACACTTGTTGTAAGCGGCAGCGGAAGGGCTGTGGCGTTCGCAACAGGCATGTCCACTGAGTTCGGCAAGATAGCCCATCTCACCGGCGGGGTACAGGAGTTACTGAGCCCTCTTCAGAAAGAGATCACCAGAGTAACAAAGATCGTAGCGGTCATCGCGATGATCACAGGGATATCTTTTTTCACTCTGGGATTTTTTGTTGGAAAGGGGTTTTGGCAGAATTTCCTATTTGCTATCGGCATTATTATCGCGAATGTGCCTGAAGGCCTTTTGCCGACTGTCACGCTATCACTTGCAATGGGAAGCCAGAGAATGGCAAAGAAGAAGGCGTTGATAAAGACGCTCAATTCTGTTGAGACGCTCGGCTCTGTCACAGTCATCTGCACTGACAAGACAGGCACGCTCACACAGAACAAGATGGAGGTTCAGAAGATTTGGAGATTGGAAAGGCAGGGGTTAGAAGATAGACAGCCCCTCTTTGGAAAAGAGGGGGAAGGGGAGATTTTAAAAAAAGATAATTCCTTCAGCATGCTTATGACAACCGCATCCTTCTGCAACAATGCTGAATTTGACGGGGAGAGATACAAAGGCGATCCAACAGAGGTTGCGATCCTTAAAGCCGCGAGAAAGGCTATCGGCGATCTTCATTCTGAAAGGGTTTACGAGATACCTTTTGATTCAGAGAGAAAGAGGATGACGACGGTAAATAAGACAGTTGTTTCTACCAAGGGCGCCATGGAGACTGTCTTTCCGCTATGCAATGCAATTCTTATAAACGGCAAAGCTGAGGCGATGAGCGAGGATAATAAAAAGACGATCACTCAGGCTTATCATTCAATGATGGATGAAGGATTAAGAGTTATCGCATTCGCGTATAAGGAAATAGAAAATCCCCCCATCCCCCCTTTGACAAAGCCAACAGTAGGTGCCTTAAACAGGGGCGAGGGGGGATTAGCAGACTCATCACTTGAAAAAGACCTGATCTTCGCAGGCCTTATGGGGCTTCAAGACCCGCCACGATTGGAAGTGCCGGAAGCGATAAGAAAATGTAAGGCAGCAGGCATTAAGGTCATCATGATAACAGGCGATGCGGGCAGGACAGCGGCTGCGATAGGAAGGCAGATCGGGCTTATAAAAAATGAACCGGTACTTATTGAAGGGCATGAGATGAACGCCATGACTGATAATGCGTTAAGAGAGAAGCTTTCATCAGAAGAGATCATCTTCGCGCGCATGACTCCTCTTCATAAGATGAGGATAGTCTCTGTTCTGCAGGATGAGGGCGAGCGTGTTGCCGTGACCGGCGACGGGGTCAATGACGCGCCCGCGCTGAAGAAGGCGAACATCGGCATTGCGATGGGAATCACGGGAACAGATGTCGCAAGAGAGGCTTCTGACATGATCCTTCTTGACGATAATTTCGCCTCGATCGTCAACGCGGTAGAAGAGGGAAGAAGCATTTTTTCTAATATCAGAAAATTCATCAGCTACATATTTGCATCCAACATACCTGAGGCTGTTCCGTATATCGGATATATAATTTTCAATATCCCTCTTCCTCTTACGATCATGCAGATACTTGTTATCGACCTTGGGACAGACCTGTTTCCCGCTCTTGCGCTTGGCGCCGAGAGGCCGACAAAAGATGTTATGAGCCAGCCTCCGAGAAGCCCGGAAGAGAGGCTCCTGAACTTCAACACGCTCGGCAGGGCATATTTATTCCTCGGCCCTATTGAGGCGCTCGCAGGCATATTCGGATTCTTCTATGTGCTCAATGCCGGAGGATGGCAGTGGGGAACGATGCTCCCTGCGAATAATCTGCTTTATATGCAGGCAACAACAGCATGCCTTGCCGGAATTATCATCTCACAGATAGGCAATGTCTTTGCGTGCCGATCATCTAAAGAATCCGTATTCAGCATCGGGGTCTTCTCTAACAGACTCATCATGTTCGGTATAATGTTAGAGATAATTCTTTCGGCATTTATCATCTACAATCCTATTGCAAATAAAATCTTCGGGACAGCGCCTCCCGGACAAAAGATATTGCTGGCCCTTATTCCTTTCGGCATCGGCCTGTTTTTAGCAGAGGAATTGAGGAAATTTTATGTCAGGAGGCTGGATAGAAAACATCATAATTGA
- the glnE gene encoding bifunctional [glutamate--ammonia ligase]-adenylyl-L-tyrosine phosphorylase/[glutamate--ammonia-ligase] adenylyltransferase encodes MPFKPLIEISTAARDTSDPKRAERNLARFFEENHKGGLAHEHLEITARLFASSQFLANFCIANPEELYSAIDESNNEVTKELLQLRAVRELVFSEGADTNDVIKALRIFKKRYLLRITLRDLSGKAGIQAIMHELSRLAEVVISEALSFSLRSNQSRFGAPSESAVTLIALGKLGGEELNYSSDVDLIAVYANDEGETSGVANPSGVIFNRISNHEFYCKAVELFSKLLSAQTEDGVAYRVDLRLRPQGQKGDIALPVKAYQTYYESWGRTWERMALIRARPVAGDTKLGAAFMKTANSFVWRETLDFTEIEEIKGLKKSIDSAFSRDDIKRGYGGIREAEFFVETFQLLFAAKNSSLKTCRILDAIKALKDMKMIPEEDLTILWENYLYLRRVEHYLQMKEDLQTHTLPSSDEEIEALAKNMGFPSGEDFLAGLRVRRMQVKSMYNGLLGTTEDVHTEALNLLEGELKDHELRSYLSFRKVRKPDQSLMNLNKIREHMRVFRTMQERSLSRKVMPQLLESALTAEDPDSAIAGIESLLTSFGIKTAHLTALMEQKELMEGIIKIFSLSSYLSRIFLSSPYYFNMLIEDWFIYKTLKSIEEKLQKTTSENEDFNFQAARFRRLEEVRLGMLFLQKILDTETLFRDMSYLAEAVINVITDKYIQSGLSVVALGKLGGREMTFGSDLDIIFIAETSEAASAAEKIMKSLTSYTDAGLLYSVDTRLRPDGSKGSLVKNIKGYKDYYLEKAHPWELQALLRARPVAGDAEIGDEFLSMASYVIKKRGIDVKKQEIAGMRKRIVKELSRESDGIDIKLGPGGIEEIEFHVQYLQLHNAEKYPEVLVQNTPAAIKRLAKSGIISETEKTILLDAYEYLRKIETLMKLNSINIINSDPDFIVPAALFMKHKNSDEFLARLRSVREGVTKVIFDVIEYKP; translated from the coding sequence ATGCCTTTTAAACCATTAATAGAAATATCCACGGCTGCTCGCGACACTTCTGACCCGAAGAGGGCTGAAAGGAACCTCGCAAGGTTCTTTGAAGAGAATCATAAGGGCGGGCTTGCCCATGAACATTTAGAAATTACAGCCAGGCTCTTTGCGTCAAGCCAGTTTCTCGCGAATTTCTGCATCGCCAATCCTGAAGAGCTATATTCTGCAATAGATGAGAGCAATAATGAGGTTACCAAAGAGCTTCTTCAGCTAAGGGCGGTTAGAGAACTCGTCTTCAGTGAAGGAGCTGATACAAATGATGTAATAAAGGCGCTCAGGATATTCAAGAAGCGTTATCTGCTGAGGATAACCTTGAGAGACCTTTCAGGCAAAGCGGGTATCCAGGCCATAATGCATGAACTCTCCCGTCTTGCGGAGGTTGTTATTTCCGAAGCGCTCTCCTTCTCTCTAAGATCCAATCAGTCAAGGTTCGGCGCGCCTTCTGAAAGCGCTGTCACTCTTATCGCCCTTGGAAAACTTGGAGGCGAGGAACTTAATTACAGCTCGGATGTTGACCTGATAGCTGTTTATGCCAATGATGAGGGAGAGACATCAGGCGTCGCAAACCCGTCAGGTGTGATCTTCAACAGGATAAGCAACCATGAGTTCTATTGCAAGGCCGTAGAGCTCTTCAGTAAATTGCTCTCCGCGCAGACTGAAGACGGGGTTGCATACAGGGTTGACCTGAGGTTAAGGCCGCAGGGGCAAAAGGGAGACATAGCCCTGCCTGTCAAGGCATATCAGACTTATTATGAGTCATGGGGCCGGACATGGGAGAGGATGGCGCTTATAAGGGCGAGGCCTGTAGCAGGCGATACAAAGTTGGGCGCGGCGTTCATGAAGACGGCAAATTCATTCGTCTGGAGAGAGACGCTTGACTTCACTGAGATAGAGGAGATCAAGGGGCTGAAGAAGAGCATAGACTCCGCATTCTCAAGAGATGATATTAAACGCGGTTACGGCGGCATCAGGGAGGCTGAGTTCTTTGTCGAGACGTTTCAGCTTCTGTTTGCCGCAAAGAACAGCTCTTTAAAGACCTGCAGGATACTTGACGCCATCAAGGCGCTCAAGGATATGAAGATGATCCCTGAGGAAGACCTTACGATACTTTGGGAAAACTACCTTTATTTAAGGCGCGTTGAGCACTATCTTCAGATGAAGGAAGACCTTCAGACACACACTCTGCCTTCATCTGATGAAGAGATTGAAGCTCTCGCGAAGAATATGGGCTTTCCGTCCGGCGAGGACTTTCTTGCAGGCCTGCGTGTGAGGAGGATGCAGGTCAAGTCCATGTACAACGGGCTGCTCGGCACCACTGAGGATGTCCATACTGAGGCGCTGAACCTGCTGGAAGGCGAGCTGAAAGACCATGAGCTCAGAAGCTACCTTTCATTCAGAAAGGTGAGAAAGCCTGATCAAAGTTTAATGAACCTCAACAAGATAAGAGAGCACATGCGCGTCTTCCGCACGATGCAGGAGCGTTCTCTGTCAAGAAAGGTCATGCCGCAGCTTCTTGAAAGCGCCCTGACCGCTGAGGATCCTGACAGCGCTATCGCCGGCATTGAAAGCCTGCTGACATCATTCGGCATAAAGACAGCCCACCTTACAGCCCTTATGGAGCAGAAGGAACTGATGGAAGGCATTATCAAGATATTTTCATTAAGCTCTTATCTCTCAAGGATATTCCTCAGCAGCCCGTACTATTTTAATATGCTGATCGAAGACTGGTTCATATATAAGACGCTCAAGTCCATAGAGGAAAAACTCCAAAAAACAACCAGTGAAAATGAAGATTTTAATTTTCAGGCCGCAAGGTTCAGGAGGCTTGAAGAGGTCCGTCTCGGAATGCTCTTTCTTCAGAAGATACTTGATACTGAGACCCTTTTCAGGGACATGTCATATCTTGCGGAAGCGGTCATTAACGTGATAACGGATAAATATATTCAGAGCGGGCTTTCCGTTGTCGCACTCGGAAAACTCGGCGGAAGAGAGATGACCTTCGGATCCGACCTTGACATAATCTTTATTGCAGAGACATCTGAAGCAGCTTCAGCAGCTGAAAAGATCATGAAGTCGCTGACATCATATACCGACGCCGGGCTGCTCTACAGTGTTGATACAAGGCTGAGGCCCGACGGTTCAAAAGGCAGCCTTGTCAAGAATATAAAAGGATATAAAGATTACTATCTTGAGAAGGCGCATCCGTGGGAACTTCAGGCTCTGCTTCGGGCAAGGCCTGTGGCCGGCGACGCGGAGATAGGAGATGAGTTTTTGTCTATGGCTTCATATGTGATAAAAAAGAGAGGCATTGATGTGAAGAAGCAGGAGATAGCCGGCATGAGGAAGAGGATAGTGAAAGAGCTGTCGCGGGAATCCGACGGCATTGATATCAAGCTCGGCCCCGGAGGCATAGAGGAGATCGAATTTCATGTCCAGTATCTCCAGCTTCATAACGCGGAAAAGTATCCGGAGGTGCTTGTCCAGAATACGCCAGCCGCGATCAAAAGGCTTGCCAAATCCGGAATAATCTCAGAGACGGAAAAGACGATATTGCTTGATGCGTATGAATACCTGCGAAAGATCGAGACGCTTATGAAGCTGAACAGCATAAATATTATCAACTCTGACCCTGACTTCATAGTGCCTGCGGCTCTCTTTATGAAGCATAAGAACAGCGATGAGTTCCTCGCACGCCTGAGGTCTGTGAGAGAGGGCGTGACCAAAGTTATCTTTGATGTTATAGAATATAAACCATGA
- a CDS encoding toxin has protein sequence MKYEWEPQKNEWLKRERNISFEKIVFHLARGDVWKVAGHPDQDSYPGQRIYFVVVDNYIYLVPHVVEKDYIFLKTIIPSRKATKIYRDEKEV, from the coding sequence GTGAAATACGAATGGGAGCCGCAAAAGAACGAGTGGCTAAAAAGAGAAAGGAATATTTCGTTTGAGAAGATAGTTTTCCATTTGGCGCGGGGTGATGTATGGAAAGTTGCAGGCCATCCCGACCAGGACAGCTACCCCGGACAAAGAATATACTTTGTCGTTGTAGACAACTATATTTATCTTGTTCCTCACGTTGTTGAAAAAGACTATATTTTCCTGAAAACAATTATTCCAAGTAGGAAAGCAACCAAGATATATAGAGATGAAAAGGAGGTGTAA
- a CDS encoding APC family permease, producing the protein MSIKNFLIGSPIETIREKHERLNKKMGLAVFSSDPLSSVAYGTEEILFALVVGGAAFMNYLMPIAVAIVILVAIVATSYYQTIHAYSSGGGAYIVAKENLGDYPGLVAGAALLIDYVLTVTVSVSAGIAAITSAFPGTREYTVLFCLMAILFITMVNLRGVRESGKVFSFPVYLFVGSLLLLIGTSFWKSSSLPHLPYKDLKDTTSSIFPIFIILKAFASGCATLTGIEAVSNGVRAFKEPEAKNAGITLIWMAVILGILTIGIAYYANYFAIMPNADETVLSQLSRTIFSKGIIYYTIQFATALILILAANTSYADFPRLSSIMANDRYLPRQLSNRGDKLVFSNGILILGLLSALLLVLFRGDTHSLIPLYAVGVFTAFTLSQIGMVRHWMKDKGKGWLKSAFINGLGGLVTGVVLIIIAVEKFSHGAWMVLIAIPVLVYLTQKVHEHYLSVAGQLSLEKVEPAKEYTHHSVIIPVSGLQTAVLNAIKYAKALSDDVAAVYVCLDNVEMEQMQAKWKSYGMGVPLLILHSPYRSIIEPLMDYIDGVREQYEDGVITVVLPEFVPQKWWHHLLHNQTALFIKGMILFKKGVVSTSVPLHLKS; encoded by the coding sequence ATGTCCATCAAGAATTTTCTCATCGGCAGTCCGATCGAGACCATCCGGGAAAAGCACGAACGTCTCAATAAAAAAATGGGGCTCGCGGTATTCTCATCAGACCCGCTCTCGTCAGTAGCTTACGGAACTGAAGAGATCCTCTTTGCCCTCGTGGTCGGAGGCGCCGCCTTCATGAACTATCTGATGCCCATAGCTGTCGCGATCGTCATCCTTGTTGCGATAGTGGCGACCTCATATTACCAGACCATCCACGCATATTCTTCCGGCGGCGGGGCGTATATCGTCGCGAAAGAAAATCTCGGGGATTATCCCGGCCTTGTCGCAGGAGCGGCGCTTCTTATCGATTATGTGCTTACGGTCACGGTCAGTGTTTCAGCAGGCATCGCTGCCATTACCTCTGCCTTTCCCGGAACGCGGGAATATACCGTTCTTTTCTGTCTCATGGCCATACTGTTTATCACAATGGTCAACCTGAGAGGGGTGAGAGAATCTGGCAAGGTATTTTCGTTTCCGGTCTATCTTTTTGTCGGAAGCCTGCTGCTTCTCATCGGGACGAGTTTTTGGAAATCATCTTCCCTGCCGCATCTTCCGTATAAAGACCTGAAGGATACGACATCAAGCATATTCCCCATCTTTATCATATTGAAGGCATTTGCCTCAGGGTGTGCTACGCTCACCGGGATCGAAGCTGTATCAAACGGGGTGCGCGCATTCAAGGAACCGGAAGCGAAGAACGCCGGCATCACTCTTATATGGATGGCGGTTATCCTCGGCATCCTCACAATAGGCATTGCATATTACGCGAACTATTTCGCTATCATGCCCAATGCGGATGAGACGGTCCTTTCCCAGCTTTCAAGAACGATATTTTCCAAGGGAATTATCTATTACACTATCCAGTTCGCCACAGCCCTGATCCTCATACTTGCAGCAAATACATCGTACGCTGACTTCCCAAGATTGTCTTCCATCATGGCAAATGACCGTTATCTGCCGAGGCAGTTGAGCAACCGCGGGGACAAGCTTGTATTCTCAAACGGCATCCTCATACTCGGTCTTCTTTCCGCCCTGCTGCTTGTGCTCTTCAGGGGCGACACCCACTCGCTTATCCCATTATATGCCGTAGGCGTCTTCACGGCCTTCACCTTATCACAGATCGGCATGGTCAGGCACTGGATGAAGGACAAGGGAAAGGGCTGGCTCAAAAGCGCCTTTATCAACGGCCTGGGCGGCCTTGTCACCGGCGTGGTACTGATAATAATAGCGGTAGAAAAATTCTCACACGGCGCGTGGATGGTGCTCATAGCCATCCCGGTTCTGGTTTATCTGACGCAAAAGGTGCATGAGCATTATCTTTCCGTTGCCGGCCAGCTCTCTCTTGAAAAAGTTGAGCCTGCGAAGGAATATACTCACCATTCGGTGATCATACCTGTGTCAGGCCTTCAGACAGCTGTGTTGAACGCGATCAAGTACGCAAAGGCGCTTTCAGACGATGTGGCTGCGGTCTATGTCTGCCTCGATAACGTAGAGATGGAGCAGATGCAGGCGAAATGGAAGAGTTACGGAATGGGTGTCCCGCTTCTTATCCTGCACTCCCCCTACCGTTCGATCATTGAGCCGCTCATGGATTATATAGACGGAGTACGCGAGCAATATGAAGACGGCGTTATCACGGTCGTGCTGCCGGAGTTCGTGCCTCAGAAGTGGTGGCATCATCTCCTGCATAATCAAACAGCATTGTTCATCAAAGGTATGATCCTGTTCAAGAAAGGAGTTGTGTCCACAAGCGTGCCGCTGCATCTGAAGAGCTGA
- a CDS encoding LptF/LptG family permease — MSILRRYFLKEFFKFFLIFILTITAILVIAEFFDKADEFYANKSPVYLTFQYLIYNCPKFILYASPMASLFSILITIGIASNLRETVAIKAGGGSLRKLFSSFLVLGAVISVFTFIVGETVVPAATRKASYVRSVKILKKSQIVTFREEALWLKGLDGSLIRVRDFVQDSDKILQTSIFSFDPSFKLQKRIESEEAEWSDGAWKLKNSTVFDLDTQVREKHDSLVSNAMDEPKIFKEEVKKPDEMNFIELRDYYNRLENAGFKNLKYKVQLYEKLAYPTINFVMIVFGVALALNTRWGGGVRAAGLGIVVTILYWLAYTVSISLGNTGAIVPWIAPWIGPVIFGVSGSLMYVNIKE, encoded by the coding sequence ATGAGCATACTGCGCAGATATTTTTTAAAAGAGTTCTTCAAGTTCTTCCTGATATTCATATTAACCATTACCGCTATACTTGTTATCGCGGAGTTCTTTGACAAGGCCGATGAATTCTATGCAAACAAAAGCCCTGTCTATCTCACATTCCAGTATCTCATATACAACTGCCCCAAATTCATTCTCTACGCATCGCCTATGGCGTCGCTTTTCTCCATACTCATTACGATCGGCATAGCTTCAAACCTGAGAGAGACTGTGGCGATCAAGGCGGGCGGGGGAAGCCTCAGAAAACTCTTCTCATCTTTCCTTGTGCTCGGCGCTGTCATAAGCGTCTTTACATTTATTGTCGGAGAGACGGTCGTGCCGGCTGCAACAAGAAAGGCGTCCTATGTCAGAAGCGTAAAAATATTAAAAAAATCGCAGATAGTCACCTTCAGAGAAGAGGCGCTCTGGCTCAAAGGTCTGGATGGAAGCCTCATCCGCGTAAGGGACTTTGTCCAGGACAGCGACAAGATACTCCAGACGAGCATATTCAGCTTTGATCCGTCCTTTAAACTTCAGAAGAGGATCGAATCAGAAGAGGCTGAGTGGTCAGACGGGGCGTGGAAGCTGAAAAATTCAACCGTATTTGACCTTGATACCCAGGTAAGAGAGAAGCATGATTCCCTCGTCTCAAACGCCATGGACGAGCCCAAGATATTCAAGGAAGAGGTGAAGAAGCCTGATGAGATGAACTTCATCGAACTTCGCGATTATTACAACAGGCTGGAGAACGCGGGCTTCAAGAACCTCAAATACAAGGTCCAGCTATATGAAAAGCTGGCGTATCCCACGATTAATTTTGTCATGATAGTCTTTGGAGTAGCACTTGCGCTGAACACAAGATGGGGCGGAGGCGTCAGGGCTGCAGGGCTCGGCATCGTCGTGACCATCCTCTACTGGCTCGCCTACACAGTAAGCATCTCCCTCGGCAACACAGGAGCGATCGTCCCGTGGATAGCGCCATGGATAGGCCCTGTAATATTCGGCGTTTCAGGGAGTTTGATGTATGTGAATATTAAGGAGTAG